A DNA window from Paenibacillus sp. HWE-109 contains the following coding sequences:
- a CDS encoding Gfo/Idh/MocA family protein, which translates to MYLQDWLSQASATPSWRTDKQVSGSGALGDLMAHSIDLARFLVGEIRDVSAQMESFRPQADVDDTASCLARFDNGATGVFEVSRFAKGNRNSNRIEINGSKGSIRWDLENMNNLHLYLDGDDAGCQGFRVINCTEEAHPFAQAYWPSGHILGYEHDNDLLLP; encoded by the coding sequence GTGTATCTCCAGGACTGGTTGTCGCAGGCGAGCGCGACCCCGTCTTGGCGTACCGATAAGCAGGTCAGCGGCTCTGGTGCGCTCGGCGATCTAATGGCGCATTCGATCGATCTAGCGCGTTTCCTAGTTGGTGAAATCCGAGACGTATCCGCGCAGATGGAATCGTTCCGTCCGCAAGCGGATGTAGACGATACTGCATCCTGCTTAGCGCGGTTTGATAACGGGGCCACCGGCGTGTTCGAAGTGTCGCGCTTTGCCAAGGGCAACCGGAACAGCAACCGGATCGAAATCAACGGTTCCAAAGGATCCATACGATGGGATCTTGAAAATATGAACAATCTTCACTTATATTTGGATGGGGACGACGCCGGTTGCCAAGGCTTTCGCGTCATTAACTGCACGGAGGAAGCCCATCCGTTCGCTCAAGCGTATTGGCCGTCGGGCCATATTCTTGGCTATGAGCATGATAATGACCTGTTGCTTCCATAA
- a CDS encoding helix-turn-helix domain-containing protein translates to MINTQPILFIRNRSNSLFIRLIAGFLCIVLLLASLMIYSISVSKQNVRAEIVKYNTLTLENTRDSYEKHLDQIKKQMYLFFFSEEVQKLQKTPNFSNFPLIVRDISTWVINPYLFIDNIVLYSKQGELVLEKGTSTNATAMFNVFYTSSEYPLDFWRKQFTENYTSRIFPAAHMKNAVFHDPPQMLGEFIPIILKNKDNQDFYMVVFLDANKMYKAFHQSIYNDFIIYNDLGQTIFKTEGQDPYISFDDLQKYGSNEFIRNEKYHFIMTGAGTGYKYVYRVPLERIVSQSRLNITLIVIMAAAIALSILFSFLFAARINNPLKKVIESIRHMNDNMPYRTNIKEFNIISDEIHGNQMMRKQMSFINHLKTIRNHERDTIDLDFTDKPFVFVLFQIQQYKSDSSMQASIQKWLYYMKTFIDSKLKPTFADSLTFQIERDQILSLVFTEQMTELNELLDQMKFVFDHDREYGIVTITITSIYSASIQLTTAYEEVQELVGERLLINETQIIRKRAAIQMAVGFTPDQDKEFEVNLKEGNTAQLIALMERLFARWHTKELTAAVMIRFAESMIGKIQNAISPIYLDAARLELILAKAEDRIQQCSTIQELEQLLLEWVTQTSEAVQGKKEEKYPVASFVIDYINDHLSDEIYLDALAEKLKMSSGYLSSYFKGKTGKNIVDYINETRIAKATTLLADNRIKIHDAAKAVGYQNMTSFNRMFKKYTGVTPSEYRKRMDASS, encoded by the coding sequence ATGATAAATACTCAACCGATTCTTTTCATTAGAAACAGATCGAATTCCCTTTTTATAAGGCTCATTGCGGGATTTCTATGCATCGTTCTTCTACTAGCCTCTCTTATGATCTATTCGATCTCGGTTTCTAAACAGAATGTGAGAGCGGAGATTGTCAAGTACAACACGCTGACGCTTGAGAATACAAGGGACAGCTATGAAAAGCATTTGGATCAAATCAAAAAACAGATGTATCTGTTTTTTTTCAGTGAAGAAGTTCAAAAGTTGCAAAAAACCCCCAATTTCAGCAATTTTCCTCTTATCGTGCGTGATATATCAACTTGGGTTATCAATCCCTATTTGTTTATCGATAACATCGTTCTTTATTCAAAGCAAGGTGAGCTCGTACTGGAGAAGGGAACGAGCACAAATGCCACAGCGATGTTCAACGTGTTCTATACGAGCAGTGAATACCCTCTAGACTTTTGGCGGAAACAGTTCACTGAAAACTATACGAGCCGAATTTTCCCGGCTGCTCATATGAAGAATGCCGTTTTTCACGACCCTCCACAAATGTTGGGCGAGTTTATTCCTATCATTCTCAAAAACAAAGATAATCAGGATTTTTATATGGTCGTTTTTCTCGATGCCAATAAAATGTACAAGGCGTTCCATCAAAGCATCTATAATGACTTTATCATATACAACGACCTCGGACAGACCATATTCAAAACGGAAGGGCAGGATCCCTACATCTCCTTTGACGATCTACAGAAATACGGAAGCAACGAGTTCATCCGTAATGAAAAGTATCATTTTATCATGACAGGAGCGGGTACAGGTTATAAGTATGTCTATCGTGTTCCTCTTGAACGAATTGTCAGCCAATCTCGGTTGAATATTACACTTATTGTGATTATGGCAGCAGCGATCGCGCTTAGTATCCTCTTTTCGTTCCTGTTTGCTGCACGAATTAACAACCCACTGAAAAAAGTGATCGAATCGATTCGCCACATGAACGACAATATGCCCTATCGAACGAATATCAAGGAGTTTAATATCATTAGTGATGAAATTCATGGCAATCAAATGATGCGTAAGCAGATGTCTTTTATCAACCATTTGAAGACAATTCGAAATCATGAGCGTGATACCATTGACCTCGACTTTACTGACAAGCCGTTCGTCTTTGTTCTTTTTCAAATCCAACAGTACAAAAGTGATTCGAGTATGCAAGCATCCATCCAGAAATGGTTGTACTATATGAAGACTTTTATAGACAGTAAGCTAAAACCTACATTCGCAGACTCACTGACGTTTCAGATCGAACGTGATCAGATTCTAAGCCTTGTGTTTACCGAACAAATGACAGAATTAAATGAACTACTCGACCAAATGAAATTTGTTTTCGATCATGATAGAGAATACGGTATTGTTACGATTACAATTACTTCGATCTACTCGGCTTCGATTCAATTGACTACTGCCTATGAAGAGGTACAGGAACTCGTAGGAGAACGGTTGTTAATTAACGAAACGCAAATTATACGGAAGCGTGCTGCCATACAAATGGCGGTTGGTTTTACACCGGATCAGGATAAGGAGTTTGAAGTCAATCTAAAAGAGGGGAACACAGCGCAGCTAATTGCACTTATGGAACGTCTTTTTGCCAGATGGCATACGAAGGAGTTGACGGCAGCTGTTATGATACGGTTTGCCGAATCGATGATAGGCAAGATTCAGAACGCTATAAGCCCCATCTATCTTGACGCAGCCAGATTGGAGTTGATCCTTGCCAAAGCGGAGGACAGAATCCAACAATGCAGCACGATCCAAGAACTTGAGCAGCTTCTGCTTGAATGGGTAACACAGACTTCTGAAGCTGTACAGGGAAAAAAGGAAGAAAAGTATCCAGTTGCATCCTTTGTTATTGATTATATAAACGACCACTTGTCGGATGAAATATACTTGGATGCATTGGCCGAAAAGCTAAAGATGAGCAGCGGATACTTATCTTCTTATTTTAAGGGGAAAACGGGTAAGAACATCGTGGACTATATCAATGAAACCCGAATCGCGAAAGCGACAACCCTTCTGGCTGATAATCGTATCAAAATCCATGATGCTGCGAAGGCTGTCGGGTATCAGAATATGACGTCATTCAACCGTATGTTCAAAAAATATACGGGGGTAACGCCGAGTGAATACCGGAAAAGGATGGATGCCTCTTCCTAG
- a CDS encoding S-layer homology domain-containing protein produces MNRRWLQWGTALVLIAGMVWSGKGSTIFAAESQTTGFDIRTAVTVVKANDNFVVTVEGAGLSQLYAYEVTVELPSDVSFVNAEDEMPGGLSAPPIVKGSTIRFASTKAGKAAGDNGEETLCRLTLHADTSGIADIRLVSVKTLDPNLQATTHAVQRTVRVNVTPGNPGNPGNPGNPGNPGSAGNPRNAGGKAVDTVVIEVIGAGQVQTDRIVIPADGPVQVPLALLQAWAKQNPSAVVELHAGNVTYSLPLSEISTAELFARLGADADKAVIKIAIAEANEEQTVKAKRGASRIGTDLLIKPVEFEVYAVASDGKAVLLSTFAQYVRRSFELGFDVEPSQMTGVYMDVATGELLPVPTVFRVVGGKTVAEQYRKGNSVYTLIRMDKHFADLDGHWSKSIVETMANKLLVRGTTEHSFEPDKSVTRAEFAAMLVRALALDRTTGDASFTDVKGGWYEEDVRAAAGAGLVSGYQDGSFQPDTWMTRQELAVILRRAARYAGKPIEIANSREWHNPFVDLGQSADWAQADIADAAAAGIMEGNERNAFRPEAQTTRAEAAAVLKRLLTHVEMYSG; encoded by the coding sequence TTGAACAGAAGATGGTTACAATGGGGTACAGCCTTAGTATTAATTGCGGGTATGGTTTGGTCTGGCAAGGGATCGACGATCTTCGCAGCGGAATCACAGACGACTGGTTTCGATATTAGGACGGCTGTGACTGTCGTCAAGGCAAATGACAATTTCGTTGTAACCGTAGAGGGAGCGGGTCTCAGCCAGTTGTACGCATATGAGGTGACGGTCGAATTGCCGTCTGACGTTTCGTTCGTGAACGCGGAGGACGAGATGCCAGGAGGCCTCTCTGCTCCTCCCATCGTTAAAGGGAGCACGATACGATTCGCGTCGACGAAGGCGGGAAAGGCCGCCGGGGACAACGGAGAGGAAACGTTATGCCGGCTGACGCTGCATGCGGATACTTCAGGCATTGCTGACATCAGGCTGGTCAGCGTCAAGACGCTTGATCCCAACTTACAAGCAACGACGCATGCAGTACAACGAACGGTTCGTGTGAACGTAACGCCTGGAAACCCAGGAAACCCAGGGAACCCAGGGAACCCAGGGAACCCAGGCAGCGCAGGTAATCCCCGTAATGCTGGAGGAAAGGCAGTGGATACCGTTGTCATTGAAGTGATCGGCGCCGGTCAAGTGCAAACCGACCGGATCGTGATTCCTGCGGACGGCCCCGTTCAAGTCCCGTTGGCGTTGCTCCAAGCATGGGCTAAACAGAATCCGTCTGCTGTTGTTGAGCTGCACGCCGGGAACGTCACCTACTCGCTTCCGCTGAGCGAGATTTCCACGGCGGAATTGTTTGCCCGGTTGGGGGCAGATGCGGACAAGGCAGTGATTAAAATCGCTATTGCCGAAGCGAACGAAGAGCAAACGGTCAAGGCAAAGCGCGGGGCCTCCAGAATCGGTACCGATCTGCTGATCAAGCCGGTAGAATTCGAGGTGTATGCGGTAGCATCGGATGGAAAAGCCGTGTTGTTATCGACGTTTGCGCAGTATGTGCGGCGATCATTCGAGCTTGGCTTCGATGTCGAACCCTCTCAAATGACAGGCGTCTATATGGATGTGGCTACAGGGGAGCTGCTGCCAGTGCCTACGGTTTTTCGAGTCGTGGGCGGAAAGACCGTCGCCGAGCAGTACCGGAAAGGGAACAGCGTTTACACCTTAATTCGAATGGATAAACATTTTGCTGATCTCGATGGGCATTGGAGCAAATCCATCGTGGAAACAATGGCGAACAAGCTTCTAGTCCGAGGAACGACGGAACATAGCTTCGAGCCAGATAAGTCGGTGACTCGTGCCGAATTCGCAGCCATGTTGGTGCGTGCTCTGGCTTTGGATCGCACCACAGGTGATGCCTCGTTTACGGATGTTAAGGGGGGATGGTATGAAGAGGATGTCAGAGCGGCGGCGGGGGCCGGCCTGGTTAGCGGCTATCAGGACGGAAGCTTTCAGCCCGATACGTGGATGACTAGACAGGAACTTGCGGTCATTCTGAGGCGGGCGGCTCGGTATGCGGGCAAACCGATTGAGATTGCCAACTCACGAGAGTGGCATAATCCGTTTGTCGATTTAGGGCAGTCAGCAGACTGGGCGCAGGCGGATATCGCCGATGCAGCTGCGGCAGGTATTATGGAGGGGAACGAGCGAAATGCCTTCCGGCCGGAAGCGCAGACCACGCGGGCCGAAGCTGCGGCGGTCCTGAAACGCTTACTGACGCATGTGGAAATGTACAGTGGATAG
- a CDS encoding GNAT family N-acetyltransferase, which translates to MIDELDISFGNKEDSQYIRRRLNEFNAGHVPENLSSRYEEINLTIKDGDGRIIGGMLAILCWNWIEVDIFWIEKSLRGMGYGTRLLNIIENIAKEKSCTFFS; encoded by the coding sequence ATGATTGATGAACTCGATATTTCTTTTGGAAATAAAGAAGATAGTCAATACATTCGAAGAAGGTTGAATGAATTTAACGCGGGGCATGTTCCTGAGAATTTAAGCTCACGTTATGAAGAAATTAATCTAACCATCAAGGATGGTGATGGTCGGATTATTGGCGGAATGTTAGCTATACTCTGTTGGAATTGGATAGAGGTTGATATTTTTTGGATAGAAAAATCTCTCCGGGGGATGGGTTACGGTACCCGCCTGTTAAATATTATTGAGAATATCGCAAAGGAAAAAAGCTGTACGTTTTTTAGCTAA
- a CDS encoding helix-turn-helix domain-containing protein, translated as MKDNSIDYFVICKGTWIDQWWANFSPPQKTTIPLDDDLLKQWNQLAKEKYRMNDTSKELTDYILRVFCLTLQRLHEIASMGQTSSPSYIAYRIKNFIDQHATEDLTLEQISKHAGISISRAVYLFKTNFGQSIMRYAIEVRLAVACELIRFSVMSLEYIAKSSGFNSYTYFYRQFRMHYGLSPRQYKEEQQKRSKLPMEH; from the coding sequence ATGAAAGACAATAGCATCGATTACTTTGTGATTTGCAAGGGAACATGGATCGACCAATGGTGGGCAAATTTCTCACCTCCGCAGAAGACAACCATACCTCTCGACGACGATCTTCTGAAACAATGGAATCAGTTGGCGAAGGAAAAGTATCGGATGAATGACACCAGTAAAGAGCTGACAGATTATATACTACGCGTCTTTTGTTTAACTTTGCAGCGTCTGCATGAAATTGCCAGTATGGGACAAACGTCAAGTCCATCCTACATTGCCTATCGCATAAAAAATTTCATCGATCAGCATGCAACAGAAGATCTCACATTGGAGCAAATTTCCAAACATGCGGGAATTAGCATTTCCAGAGCTGTATACTTGTTTAAAACGAATTTCGGCCAATCCATCATGCGTTATGCCATTGAAGTCCGTCTTGCGGTCGCATGCGAACTTATTCGTTTCAGCGTAATGTCGCTGGAGTATATTGCTAAATCGAGTGGCTTTAATAGCTATACCTACTTCTATCGGCAATTTCGCATGCATTATGGGCTATCTCCACGACAATATAAAGAGGAACAACAGAAACGTTCGAAGCTTCCAATGGAACATTAG
- a CDS encoding acetylxylan esterase, protein MPLIDLPLDKLITYEGRNPRPDDFDAYWERAIAEMKAIDPQIELRPSEFQVPFAECFDLYFTGVKGARIYNKYIRPKQATTPHPAIVQFHGYSANSGDWSDKIQYAALGYSFFSMDCRGQGGLSEDVGHVKGTTFSGHIIRGLDDHPDQLLFRDIFLDTAQLAGIAMNMPEVDPERVGAMGGSQGGALTIACAALEPRINRLAPVYPFLSDYKRVWEMDLATGAYHELKEYFRRHDPQRKWAEETFTKLGYIDIQFLAERIQGEVLLAVGLSDTTCPPSTQFAAYNKIKSKKQYEIYPDFGHEGLPGFTDKTLQFMLGL, encoded by the coding sequence TTGCCATTAATTGATCTTCCACTTGACAAGCTTATTACTTATGAAGGACGTAATCCTCGCCCTGACGATTTCGACGCTTATTGGGAGCGGGCGATCGCTGAAATGAAGGCAATCGATCCGCAAATCGAACTTCGTCCAAGTGAGTTTCAAGTACCATTCGCCGAATGCTTCGATCTCTATTTCACAGGTGTAAAAGGTGCTCGTATATATAACAAATACATCCGTCCAAAACAGGCCACAACGCCTCACCCGGCAATTGTCCAATTCCATGGCTACTCCGCAAATTCAGGCGATTGGTCAGATAAAATTCAGTATGCTGCGCTTGGTTATTCATTCTTTTCGATGGACTGTCGTGGACAAGGTGGCCTATCTGAAGATGTTGGGCATGTCAAAGGAACGACATTTAGCGGGCATATTATCCGTGGCTTAGACGATCATCCTGATCAACTATTGTTTCGGGATATTTTCCTAGACACGGCTCAACTTGCAGGTATTGCGATGAATATGCCCGAGGTTGATCCCGAACGGGTCGGAGCTATGGGCGGCTCGCAAGGAGGCGCGTTGACGATCGCGTGTGCGGCACTCGAACCCCGTATTAACAGACTTGCGCCTGTGTATCCATTCCTGAGTGATTATAAACGGGTCTGGGAAATGGATTTAGCGACGGGTGCTTACCATGAGCTCAAGGAATATTTCCGTCGTCATGATCCACAGCGTAAGTGGGCAGAGGAAACGTTTACGAAACTGGGGTATATTGATATTCAGTTTCTGGCGGAGCGAATTCAAGGTGAGGTTCTGCTTGCCGTGGGACTGAGTGATACCACATGTCCTCCTTCCACGCAATTTGCTGCTTATAATAAAATAAAGTCGAAGAAGCAGTATGAAATTTATCCTGACTTCGGACATGAAGGTTTGCCGGGCTTTACTGACAAAACCTTGCAGTTCATGTTGGGATTGTAA
- a CDS encoding extracellular solute-binding protein has protein sequence MNRKYNYGALVFILITALIAGCSGTGSNVQTDSPKPSATTSASGTVKLPEPASLRILTENSTAWPVKKDWPVWKWVKEKTNITMVQETQTGPESMALAIASGDMPDLFSVFPEDAQKYGPQGAFLDLSKYMDKMPNVKAFLASRPDVAQRMTAPGGEMYQLLNDGAGAGSQGVWFYRDDIFKQHDIQEPKTWDELYETAKKLKQLYPDSYPFVFRHGLGTLGGFGPSFGIYPTFFEDKATGKMKYGVTDPGFKKMIEYLTKFYKEGLTPPDWLSMDYKAWTQFMTTNKSFITFQYIGQIEIMNAQLQNGAHLKFMPPPLGYGSKAYLPKGDFETFGFAVSSKTKNLDAALRYLDFIYSKEGTDILSWGKEGETYTIEGGKRKFMTIFKGANDLRKEAGIMTAGTYGLFDYAALMSLSNENEQYSYQEAKKYQFPVIGSLPPLKAEERNAITMNEEQVTKYYNTSVAKFIMGETPLTQWDEFIGELNKLGSQKLVDVYQIGLDRIKVK, from the coding sequence TTGAATCGAAAATATAATTACGGGGCGCTTGTATTCATCCTGATAACAGCACTCATTGCAGGTTGTTCTGGCACAGGAAGCAATGTTCAAACGGATTCGCCCAAACCAAGCGCAACAACAAGCGCATCAGGCACGGTTAAACTGCCTGAACCGGCAAGTCTTCGTATATTAACGGAAAATTCAACGGCATGGCCGGTAAAGAAAGATTGGCCCGTATGGAAATGGGTGAAGGAGAAGACGAATATCACAATGGTACAGGAGACGCAAACAGGACCGGAGTCGATGGCGCTTGCGATCGCATCGGGGGACATGCCGGACCTGTTCTCTGTTTTCCCTGAGGATGCTCAGAAGTATGGACCGCAAGGCGCTTTCCTCGATTTGTCTAAATATATGGATAAGATGCCTAATGTTAAAGCCTTCTTAGCCTCCAGGCCCGATGTTGCCCAAAGAATGACGGCGCCAGGGGGAGAAATGTATCAATTGCTCAACGATGGTGCGGGCGCAGGGAGCCAGGGGGTCTGGTTTTATCGGGATGATATCTTTAAGCAGCATGATATCCAGGAGCCGAAAACGTGGGATGAGCTCTATGAAACAGCGAAGAAACTGAAGCAGCTATATCCAGATAGCTATCCGTTCGTTTTCCGTCATGGATTGGGTACCCTGGGTGGATTTGGTCCGTCGTTTGGTATTTATCCGACGTTTTTTGAGGACAAGGCCACTGGTAAGATGAAGTATGGTGTGACAGATCCAGGATTCAAAAAAATGATTGAATATTTAACTAAGTTTTATAAGGAAGGTCTTACGCCGCCAGATTGGCTCTCCATGGATTATAAGGCGTGGACACAATTCATGACGACCAACAAGTCGTTCATAACGTTTCAATATATCGGACAAATCGAAATCATGAACGCACAACTTCAGAATGGCGCTCATCTGAAGTTTATGCCGCCGCCGCTGGGATATGGCAGCAAGGCATACCTCCCTAAAGGGGATTTTGAAACTTTTGGATTCGCCGTATCCTCCAAAACGAAAAACTTGGACGCTGCACTGCGTTATCTCGATTTTATCTATTCCAAAGAAGGGACGGACATCCTCAGCTGGGGGAAAGAAGGGGAAACCTATACAATCGAAGGTGGAAAAAGGAAATTTATGACAATTTTTAAAGGGGCTAACGACCTGCGCAAAGAAGCGGGCATTATGACGGCAGGCACGTATGGGTTGTTCGATTATGCTGCCTTGATGTCACTCAGTAATGAAAACGAGCAGTATTCCTACCAAGAGGCAAAGAAATATCAATTTCCTGTTATAGGCAGCCTGCCTCCGCTAAAAGCAGAAGAGAGAAATGCGATCACGATGAATGAAGAGCAGGTGACTAAATATTATAATACGTCCGTAGCCAAGTTCATTATGGGAGAGACACCATTGACGCAATGGGACGAATTCATCGGTGAGCTGAATAAATTGGGATCACAGAAGCTCGTCGATGTATACCAGATTGGATTGGATCGAATTAAAGTGAAATAA
- a CDS encoding carbohydrate ABC transporter permease, producing MKKRISLFDIVNVLLMGIVVCSMLFPFIHMAAVSISSSEHVIKNEITLWPKGINFNAYTSILKDNRILVGYKNTLIYVVLGTTLSLLFTTMGAYALSRRNLVFGKTFMLIIVFTMLFSGGMIPTYLVIRSYGLLDTIWAMVLPGLVSSYNLIIMRTFFQGIPRELEESGKMDGLSNFGILLRIVLPLTKPVMMTISLFYAVGIWGNFFSALIYLRNESLFPLQVMVRNIVLIGQVGETTVSDAFGKKEIVLESLKYAVILVSTLPILMVYPFIQKHFVKGVMIGSVKG from the coding sequence ATGAAAAAGCGAATAAGTCTATTTGATATTGTTAACGTTCTGCTGATGGGAATCGTCGTCTGCTCCATGCTGTTTCCCTTTATTCATATGGCAGCAGTTTCCATAAGCTCTTCGGAACACGTAATTAAAAATGAAATCACCCTTTGGCCTAAAGGTATCAATTTCAATGCATACACATCCATTCTAAAGGACAATCGTATTCTCGTTGGCTACAAAAATACACTCATTTATGTGGTGCTAGGAACTACGCTCTCGCTGTTGTTCACAACGATGGGAGCCTATGCATTGTCCAGAAGAAATCTCGTATTCGGTAAAACGTTTATGCTGATCATCGTATTCACTATGCTTTTCTCTGGTGGTATGATTCCAACTTATCTCGTTATACGCAGCTATGGTTTACTCGATACCATATGGGCAATGGTGCTGCCTGGGCTCGTTTCCTCTTATAATCTGATCATCATGCGCACGTTTTTTCAAGGAATTCCCCGGGAGCTCGAGGAGTCCGGCAAAATGGATGGGTTATCCAACTTTGGCATTCTGTTAAGAATCGTTCTTCCATTAACAAAGCCTGTTATGATGACGATCTCATTATTTTATGCTGTGGGGATTTGGGGCAACTTCTTCTCCGCGCTTATCTACTTACGGAATGAAAGCTTGTTCCCTCTCCAGGTAATGGTTCGGAATATCGTCCTAATTGGTCAAGTCGGTGAAACTACGGTAAGTGATGCTTTCGGGAAAAAAGAGATCGTATTGGAATCATTGAAATACGCTGTTATTCTCGTGAGTACACTTCCGATTCTGATGGTATATCCCTTTATCCAGAAGCATTTTGTTAAAGGTGTCATGATTGGATCAGTGAAAGGATGA
- a CDS encoding Gfo/Idh/MocA family oxidoreductase has translation MKQLKVGIIGLGEVAQIIHLPILEMLNKKFKIAALCDISVNVLAVIGEIYRVPEANRYTDYRSLVRQSDLDAVFVLNSSEFHKDCTSAALREGKHVFVEKPMCMTKQDAEAIIQEKNERGLQVMVGYMRRFAPAYRLALEEVSKLEKINYVHVRDIIGGGKLFVDHNSDIYRPNDIPVHMSGERSAKNDAQLLEALGSDASTEACNLYGMLHGFYCHDLSAMREMFGMPKSVISCVVRGDFCHIMFDYGSFIVNYEVGTDRQRRFDAYIEVFGPEKTIKVQYDTNNIRQLPTILHIKDTVGESFSERTIRPTYKDAYVAEIEHWYDVITQGLNPITTAEDFLQDLELFQMIIPQLETVRQ, from the coding sequence ATGAAACAGTTGAAAGTCGGAATAATCGGACTAGGCGAAGTCGCGCAAATTATTCATTTGCCTATACTTGAGATGCTGAACAAAAAATTCAAAATTGCCGCATTATGCGATATTTCTGTAAATGTATTAGCTGTCATAGGGGAAATATACCGGGTTCCTGAGGCTAACAGGTACACCGACTATCGCTCGCTGGTCCGGCAGTCCGATCTTGATGCGGTGTTCGTCCTGAACAGCAGCGAGTTTCACAAGGACTGTACGAGTGCCGCACTGCGCGAAGGTAAACATGTATTTGTGGAGAAACCGATGTGCATGACGAAGCAGGACGCAGAGGCTATCATTCAGGAGAAGAATGAGAGAGGCTTGCAGGTAATGGTCGGGTACATGCGTCGGTTCGCACCAGCTTATCGCCTTGCTCTGGAAGAGGTGAGCAAGCTGGAGAAGATCAATTATGTACATGTGCGCGATATTATCGGTGGCGGCAAACTATTTGTCGACCATAATAGCGATATTTACCGTCCCAATGATATTCCTGTTCATATGTCGGGAGAACGCTCTGCAAAAAACGACGCCCAGCTGCTTGAAGCCCTTGGGTCCGACGCCTCGACTGAAGCTTGCAATTTGTATGGGATGCTTCACGGCTTTTACTGCCATGATTTGTCGGCTATGCGGGAAATGTTCGGAATGCCTAAGAGCGTCATTTCCTGCGTAGTCAGAGGCGATTTTTGCCATATCATGTTCGATTATGGGAGCTTCATCGTCAATTACGAAGTCGGCACAGACCGGCAGCGGAGGTTCGATGCCTATATTGAGGTTTTCGGACCGGAGAAAACGATCAAGGTGCAATACGATACGAATAACATTCGTCAACTGCCCACCATTTTACATATCAAGGATACCGTTGGGGAGAGCTTTAGTGAGCGAACGATCCGTCCGACCTATAAGGATGCTTATGTTGCCGAGATCGAGCATTGGTATGACGTCATCACTCAGGGTCTCAATCCGATCACGACGGCGGAAGATTTCTTGCAGGATCTGGAGCTGTTTCAGATGATCATTCCACAATTGGAAACGGTTAGGCAGTGA
- a CDS encoding ABC transporter permease: MKLSIFRQLKRDRTYVLLLAPVLVYYILFRYVPMFGIIISFMDYNLFKGIGGSPWVGLKYYKIFFENRDFLVIIKNTILLGGYKLFFGFPAPIVLALLLNELRSSVYKRFVQTVSYLPHFLSSVVVSSMIIMLLSPSTGWINHAIQWLGFPAINFLQKAEWFRTIYISSEVWQQVGWGSIIYLAAITTIDPQLYEASKMDGAGRWKQTMHVTLPGIASSIVILFILQIGHVLEIGFEKVFLLSNAATYDTSDVLSTYVYRTGILQAGFSYATAIDLFMGIIALLLVYTSNKICRRLGETSLW, translated from the coding sequence TTGAAGCTATCGATATTCAGACAGTTGAAGCGTGATAGGACCTATGTACTGCTGTTGGCCCCCGTGTTGGTCTATTACATCTTGTTCAGGTACGTTCCCATGTTCGGAATTATTATATCTTTCATGGACTACAATTTGTTCAAGGGTATTGGGGGGAGTCCATGGGTTGGATTAAAATATTACAAGATATTCTTCGAAAATCGTGATTTTCTTGTCATTATTAAAAATACGATTCTCCTTGGAGGATATAAGCTCTTTTTTGGGTTTCCCGCACCCATCGTTCTGGCACTTTTGCTCAACGAGCTTCGGAGTTCAGTGTACAAACGATTCGTTCAGACGGTTAGTTATCTTCCCCATTTTTTGTCCAGCGTCGTTGTTTCGAGCATGATTATCATGCTGCTATCCCCGAGCACCGGCTGGATCAACCATGCGATTCAATGGCTTGGGTTCCCAGCTATCAATTTTTTACAGAAGGCAGAATGGTTTCGAACCATCTACATTAGCTCGGAAGTATGGCAGCAAGTTGGCTGGGGCTCTATTATTTACCTAGCTGCCATTACAACAATTGATCCACAGCTGTATGAGGCGTCGAAAATGGATGGCGCTGGCAGGTGGAAGCAAACCATGCATGTGACACTTCCTGGAATTGCATCGTCTATTGTTATCTTGTTTATCCTACAAATCGGCCATGTGCTGGAAATCGGTTTTGAAAAGGTATTCCTTCTGTCCAATGCAGCTACTTATGACACGTCGGACGTCCTCTCTACTTATGTGTATCGGACTGGTATTTTACAAGCAGGATTTAGTTATGCCACAGCAATCGATTTATTCATGGGTATCATCGCTTTATTGCTCGTTTATACGAGCAATAAGATTTGCCGCAGATTAGGGGAAACCAGCTTATGGTAA